A window from Physeter macrocephalus isolate SW-GA chromosome 11, ASM283717v5, whole genome shotgun sequence encodes these proteins:
- the STON2 gene encoding stonin-2 isoform X3 yields the protein MEAISWQASSPAMNGHPTTLVTSARFPSWVTFDDNEVSSPLPPITSPLKPKTPPLASVIPDVPYNSTGSFKKRERPKSTLMNFSKVQKLDISSLNHPPSVPEAPLWRATNPFLNETLQDVQPSPINPFRAFFEEQERRSQDDSMSGTTGKSQRDSLIVIYKDAISFDDSSKNQSHSDAVEELKRLQIEDPDHLGSTTLPDDDPIAWIELDDHPPGSALSQPRDGWPMMLRIPEKKNIMSSRHWGPIYIKLTDSGYLQLYYEKGLEKPFREFKLEICHEISEPRLQNYDENGRIHSLRIDRVTYKEKKKYQPKPAVAHVAEREQVIKLGTTNYDDFLSFIRAVQDCLMDLPVLSMDLCTVGLNYLEEEIAVDVRDEFSGLVSKGDNQILQHRVLTRVHILSFLSGLAECRLGLNDVLVKGNEIVSRQDIMPTTTTKWIKLHECHFHRCVDEDVFNSSRVILFNPLDACRLELMRFRTVFAEKTLPFTLRTVASISGAEVEVQSWLRMSSGFSSNCDPLTQVPCENVMVRYPVPSEWVKNFRRESVLGEKSLKAKVNRGASFGSASLSGSEPVMRVTLGTAKYEHAFNSIVWRINRLPDKNTASGHPHCFFCHLELGSDREVPSRFADHINVEFSMPTTSASKAAVRSISVEDKTDVRKWVNYSAHYSYKVASGGIWLMFPSLSVHPHALPLLIPFSSACPGSRVFSYHLAGSLPCIAVVESALS from the exons ATGGAGGCCATCAGCTGGCAGGCCAGCAGTCCAGCTATGAACGGACACCCCACCACTCTAGTGACCTCTGCTCGTTTCCCTAGCTGGGTCACTTTTGATGACAATGAAGTCAGCAGCCCTTTGCCACCAATCACCTCTCCTCTGAAGCCGAAAACACCACCTCTTGCATCTGTGATCCCAGATGTACCTTATAACTCAACTGGGTCGTTTAAGAAGAGGGAACGTCCCAAGAGCACTTTGATGAACTTCTCCAAAGTTCAGAAGCTGGACATTTCCTCCTTAAACCATCCACCTTCCGTGCCTGAGGCTCCTCTTTGGAGGGCAACCAATCCTTTTCTGAATGAGACTCTACAGGATGTACAACCCTCCCCTATAAACCCTTTCCGCGCTTTCTTTGAGGAGCAGGAGAGGCGCTCCCAAGACGATTCCATGTCTGGTACCACAGGCAAAAGCCAAAGAGATTCTCTCATTGTCATCTACAAGGATGCCATCAGTTTTGATGATTCAAGCAAAAACCAGTCACACTCCGATGCTGTTGAAGAACTCAAACGACTCCAAATTGAGGATCCCGATCACTTAGGGAGTACAACACTCCCTGATGATGACCCGATAGCCTGGATTGAACTAGATGACCACCCACCAGGTTCCGCACTGTCCCAGCCCAGGGATGGCTGGCCCATGATGCTTAGGATCCCTGAGAAGAAAAACATCATGTCCTCTAGGCACTGGGGACCCATCTACATCAAACTGACAGACAGTGGGTATCTGCAGCTGTATTATGAGAAGGGCTTAGAAAAGCCATTCCGTGAGTTCAAGCTGGAGATCTGCCATGAGATTTCAGAGCCCCGGCTCCAAAACTATGATGAGAACGGCAGGATCCACAGCTTGCGGATAGACCGCGTCACCTacaaggagaagaagaaataccAGCCTAAACCTGCCGTGGCCCACGTGGCCGAGAGGGAGCAAGTGATTAAGCTGGGCACCACCAATTACGATGACTTCCTGAGCTTCATCCGTGCAGTTCAGGACTGTCTCATGGACCTGCCGGTGTTGTCAATGGACTTGTGCACAGTTGGCTTGAACTACCTTGAAGAGGAGATTGCAGTGGATGTCCGAGATGAATTCTCTGGCCTTGTGAGCAAAGGAGACAACCAGATTCTCCAGCACCGTGTCTTGACACGGGtccacatcctgagtttcctctcTGGCCTTGCCGAGTGCCGCTTGGGTCTCAATGACGTCCTCGTCAAAGGGAACGAAATCGTTTCCCGGCAAGACATCatgcccaccaccaccacaaagtGGATCAAGCTCCACGAGTGTCACTTTCACAGGTGTGTGGATGAGGATGTATTCAACAGCTCACGGGTTATTCTGTTCAACCCTTTGGACGCCTGCCGACTTGAGCTAATGAGGTTCAGGACAGTATTTGCCGAGAAGACCTTGCCTTTCACACTCAGGACTGTGGCAAGCATCAGTGGGGCAGAGGTGGAGGTGCAGAGCTGGCTGAGGATGTCATCTGGCTTCTCCTCTAACTGTGACCCTCTCACTCAGGTTCCCTGTGAGAATGTGATGGTTCGCTACCCTGTGCCCAGTGAGTGGGTGAAAAACTTCCGCAGGGAAAGTGTCCTGGGGGAAAAGTCTTTGAAAGCCAAAGTGAACCGGGGGGCAAGTTTTGGCTCAGCTAGCTTGTCTGGCTCTGAGCCTGTCATGAGAGTAACTCTGGGAACTGCGAAGTATGAGCATGCCTTCAACTCCATTGTGTGGAGGATAAACCGACTGCCTGACAAAAACACAG CTTCTGGGCACCCACACTgtttcttctgccatcttgaacttGGCTCTGACCGGGAAGTGCCTTCCAGATTTGCCGATCACATTAACGTTGAGTTCAGCATGCCTACAACTTCTGCCTCCAAAGCTGCCGTAAGATCCATCTCTGTGGAAGACAAGACGGACGTCAGGAAGTGGGTCAATTATTCTGCACACTACAGCTACAAGGTAGCCTCGGGCGGCATCTGGCTAATGTTTCCAAGTCTGTCTGTTCACCCCCATGCCCTCCCCCTTCTCATTCCTTTTAGCAGTGCCTGCCCAGGGAGCAGGGTATTCTCCTACCACCTTGCAGGCAGTTTACCATGCATAGCTGTGGTTGAGTCTGCTCTGAGTTAA